A region of the Oceanibaculum indicum P24 genome:
GCGAGACGCCCATGCCCCAGAAGATCATCGCCGCCTTGGCCTGCGCGTACAGCCTGGCGACCTCGCGGATGGTGGCGGCGGGAATGCCGCACACGCCTTCCATGCGTTCCGGGGTGAAGGCGGTGGTGCGGGCCTTCAGCTCCTCGAAGCCCTCGGTAAAGCGCTCGATATAGGCGGGGTCGGTCAGCCCTTCCTCGATGATGGTGTGGATCATGCCGTTCAGCAGCGCCACATCGGTGCCGCCCCGGAATTGCAGATGCAGATGGGCGTGGCGCGTCAGCCCCTGGCCGCGCGGGTCCATGACCACCAGCTTCGCGCCGCGCTTGGCCGCGTTCTTGATGAAGGTCGCGGCGACCGGATGGTTCACCGTCGGCGTGGCGCCGATGATGATGATGACGTCGGAATTAGCGCACTCGTAGAACGGCGCCGTCACCGCGCCGGAGCCGATGCCCTCCATCAGTGCGGCGACCGAGGAGGCGTGGCACAGCCGCGTGCAGTGATCGATATTGTTGGTGCCGAAGCCGGTGCGCACCAGCTTCTGGAACAGGTAGGCCTCCTCGTTCGAGCCCTTGGCCGAGCCGAAGCCGGCCAGCGCGTCAGGCCCGTGGGTGTCGCGAATCCGGGCGAGGCCGGTTGCCGCTACCTCCAGCGCTTCCTCCCAGCTTGCCTCGCGGAAATGCGTCAGCGGGTTGGCCGGATCGACATCCAGCGCGCGCGCCTTCGGGGCATCTTCCCGGCGAATCAGCGGTTTGGTAAGCCGTTCCGGCGAATGCACATAGTCGAAGCCATAGCGCCCCTTCACGCACAGCCTGTTGTGGTTGGCCGGCCCGTCGCGGCCCTTCACCGCCAGGATGCGGTTGTCCTCGATCTGGAAGGTCAGCTGGCAGCCGACACCGCAATAGGGGCACAGGCTGTCCACTTCGCGCTCCGGCTGCTTGCCGGGCAGGCCATCCTCCTTCAGCAGGCTGGCCGGCATCAGCGCGCCGGTCGGGCAGGCCTGCACGCATTCGCCGCAGGCCACGCAGGTGCTGTCGTCCATCGGATCGGCGAAATCGAACACGATCTCCGATTCGTGGCCGCGTCCGGCCATGCCGATCACATCGTTTACCTGCACCTCGCGGCAGGCGCGGACGCACAAATTGCACTGGATGCAGGCATCCAGATTGACGGCGATGGCGGGATGGCTGGAATCCGGCTTCGGGCGGGCGGGCCGTGCCGGGAAGCGGCTGTCCGCCACATCCATCGCCTGCGCCCAGTGCCAGAAGCTGCTGGCCGGATCATGCGCCTTTTCTTGCGCCGGCTGGTCGGCCAGCAGCAGCTCGAAGATCATCCGGCGCGACGCCTTCGCCCGCTCGGAGGCGGTCTTCACCTTCATGCCGACGGCGGGCTGACGGATGCAGGAGGCGGCCAGCGTGCGCTCGCCCTCGATCTCCACCATGCAGGCGCGGCAATTGCCGTCCGGCCGATAGCCGGGTGAGGGCTTGTGGCAGAGATGCGGAATCTCGGTGCCCAGCCGCTGCGCGGCCTGCCAGATCGTCTCGCCGGGAGCGGCCTCGACCTCGTGCCCGTCCAAGGTGAAGCGGATGGCGTCCGTCATGGCCTTTTCCCCGCAATGTCCTCCGGGAAGAATTTCAGCACGCTCATCATCGGGTTGGGGGCAGCCTGCCCCAGCCCGCAGATCGAGGCATCGCGCATCGCCTGTGCCAGGTCGCCCAGCAGCGCCTCGTCCCATTGCCGCGCCGCCATGAGTGCCGCCGCCTTCTCGGTACCCAGCCGGCAGGGCGTGCACTGGCCGCAGCTTTCATGCGCGAAGAAGCGCATCAGGTTCAGCGCCGCGTCGGCCACATTGTCCTTGTCCGACAGGATGATGACGGCATGGCTGCCGACGAAGCTGTCATGCTCGGCCAGCGTACCGAAATCGAGCGGGATGTCGGCAAGGCTCTCCGGCAGGATACCGCCAGAGGCGCCGCCCGGCAGATAGGCCCTGAAGCTGTGGCCCTCGGCCATGCCGCCACAGAATTCGTCGATCAGCTCGCGCGCGGTGATGCCGGCCGGCGCCAGCTTCACACCCGGTTCGCGCACCCGGCCGGAGACGGAGAAGGCACGGATGCCCTTGTGGCCGCGCCGCCCCAGCCCGGCGAACCACTCCGCCCCGTCCTGCAGAATGTCGCGCACCCAGAACAGCGTCTCGACATTGTTCACCAGCGTTGGCCGCCCGAAGATGCCCTTCTCCGCGACATAGGGCGGGCGGTGGCGGGGCAGGCCGCGCTTGCCCTCGATCGATTCGATCATCGCCGATTCTTCGCCGCAGATATAGGCGCCGGCGCCGCGCCGCAGATGGATGCGGATGTCGCCGGGAATGCCGGACTCCCGCAGATGATGCAGTTCCAGGGCGAGAGTGCCGCGCAGATGCGGATATTCGTCGCGCAGATAGAGATAGATATCCTCGCAGCCGGTGACGGTGGCCGCGATCAGCATGCCCTCGAACAGCCGGTGCGGATCGCGCTCCATATAGAAGCGGTCCTTGAAGGTGCCGGGCTCGCCCTCGTCGGCGTTGATCGCCAGATATTTCGGGCCGGGCTGGCTGCGCACCAGCGCCCATTTCCGGTCGGTCGGGAAGCCGGCACCGCCCAGGCCGCGCAAGCCAGCCTCGCCGAGCTGGGCGATGATGTCCTCGGCACTCAGCCGGCCGTCGCGCAGATCGCGCAGCAGATCGTAGCCGCCGCCCTCGATATAGGCTGCCAGACTGTCATAGGGCACCGCCTCAGGCTGCGGGAAGGGACCGCCGGCACGCAGCATCTCCGCCGTGCAGCCGGTCAGCTGGATGCGGCCATAGGCGGCCACCGGCGCCTTGTCACAGGCGCCCATGCAGGGCGCGCGCAGGACGCGCCGGCCGCGCGGCGGATCAGCCTCCAGATCGGCGATGATCGCCTCCGCGCCGTTCAGCCGGCAGCTCAGGCTGTCGCAGACCCGGATGGTCAGGCCCGGTGCCTCCTCGCCTTCCTTCACCACATCGAAATGGGCGTAGAAGGTGGCGACCTCATACACTTCCGCCATCGGCAGCCGCATCATATGGGCCAGCGCCGCCAGATGCCGGGCCGAGAGATGGCCGTAATGATCCTGGATGGCGTGCAGATGCTCGATCAGCAGGTCGCGGCTCTTCGGACGGTCCGCCAGCAGCCAGTCAAGTTCGACAATGGCCTTGGGGTCCACCTGCCGGCCCTTGGCGAAGGCACGGGCCCGGCGCTGGCCAGCCTCGCCATCACGGCCCGCGAGACGACCCATTTGCCGCCCCGGCCGATGGGCTACGGGGGCGATGGCTGCGTCGTCGCCTGACGGCTTCTGTCCGTCCTGCGGCATGGCTTTCTCCCTCAATCTGTCCGGACCTTATGTGTCCTCTGGTCCGTTTGCTGACTAGGCCTAGCGCGATCCGTCAGCTTTCGTCCAGCGGAACAAGGGCAATCACGTCGCCATTTATCAATTGTTTACCCACATGTTCGAAATTCACGGTGACACGGTTGCCGATCACGGACTGAACCTGGCCTATGCCCCAATCCTCTTCGGTGGGATGGTGCACAAGCATGCCGGGCGTCAGGATGGTCACGCCGCGATAGGGCGATGAGGGTGAGTAGCGTCGGTCGGACGTCATGTCGGTTTCTAAGCCTCGCCTCGCCAATTGCATTCAGGGCGGGCAGGATAGAGCAAAAGGAGATGCGAATGCAGATCGAGTCGCGGGTCATGGATCTTTTGATCTCCCGCCTGTGCCACGACCTCATCAGCCCGGCCGGCGCCATCGTCAACGGCATCGAGCTGGTCGAGGAGTTCGGCGGCGAAGATATGGCCGGAAACGACCTGTCGGGGGATGACATGACCGGCGAGGCGATGGCGCTGGTCGGCCGCAGCGCGCGCCAGCTGTCGGCCAAGCTCAGCCTGTTCCGCGTCGCCTTTGGCAGCTCCGGTGAGCGCGACAATTTCCCGGCCGAAGAATGCCGCCGCCTGCTCGACGCCTATCTGCAGGAAGGCAAGGTGCGACCGGACTGGGCGCTGGACCGCCTGCCCGCCGGGCCGGGTGCTGCACGGCTGGTGCTGCTGCTGGCCATCATCGCCGCCGAATCCCTGCCGCGTGGCGGTGTGCTGCGGCTTGACGGTGGCGATGGTAATGCGGTGCTGCAGATTCGCGCTGCCGGCGCCGATGCCCGGCTGGAGGGTGGCACGGAAGCGGCGTTGCTGGCGGGCATGACCGGGGCCGCTGTGCCGGAAGACCTCGACCCCCGTGCGGCACCGGCCTATCTCGCCGGGTTGATCGCCGCGCGGCGTGGCGAGCAGATACGCATCGCCAAGGAAAACGGGGCAATCATCCTGACCGTGTAGCTGTGCGAATCGGCCCGGAAAAGGCTGGTCAGGCCTCGATTTGCAATTATGTACGATTTTACGAAAAAATATTTTGCCACGTTTACTAAGTTTTAAAGGTCCTGTTTCAGTATGCCTTCATTGGTTAATATGGCCGTGGCGAAATCGTCGCTGACGGCGCTCTCGCGGCTACATGACGTAAGGACGGTCTAGCATGGATGATCTGCTCAACGAATTCCTGACGGAGACGGTCGAGAATCTGGGGACGCTGGACGTTGAGCTGGTGCGCCTGGAGCAGAACCCGAACGATCCGGAACTGCTCAGCAACATCTTCCGCATCGTTCACACCATCAAGGGCACCTGCGGGTTCCTAGGGCTGCCGCGACTGGAAGCGGTCGCGCATGCCTCCGAAAACGTGCTGGGCCGGTTCCGCGATGGCGAGCTGGAAGTGACGCCGCAGGCGGTGACGCTGATCCTGGCCTCGCTCGACCGGATCAAGATGATCATCCAGGTGCTGGAGGAGACCGAGGCCGAGCCGGAAGGCGAGGACAGCGATCTGATCGCCGCCCTGGACGCGATGGCCGCCGGCGAGACCACCGTTACCATAGAGACGGCTGCCGCTGCCGCCGCGCCTGCCGAGGAGCCAGTGATGGCCGCCGAGGAAGAGGCTGCCGCGATGGGCGGCAATGAAGGCGAGGTCGGCACGCGCCCGGGCGAGGTGTCGCTGGACGAGTTGGAGGCGGTGTTCCTGGCGACCCCTGGGCCGGAAGACATGGCGCCGTCGCAGCCTGAGGAAGAAGAGGAAGAGGAGCCTGTCGCCGCCGCCGTGCCGAGCAAGCCGGCTGCCGTTCCGGCTGCCAGCAAGCCCGCGACCGAGGTCGCGCGGAGTGCCGACGAGAGCAAGGAATCCTCGGTCGCGAACCAGACCATCCGCGTCTCGGTCGAGCTGCTGGAGAACCTGATGACCATGGTCAGCGAGCTGGTGCTGACCCGCAACCAGCTGCTGCAGATCATGCGGCGCTACAAGGATTCGGAATTCACCGTGCCGCTGCAGCGCCTGTCGCAGGTGACGTCGGAGCTGCAGGACGGTGTCATGAAGACCCGCATGCAGCCCATCGGCAATGCCTGGGCGAAGCTGCCGCGCATCGTGCGCGACCTGTCGCACGAACTGAACAAGAAGATCGATCTGCGCATGCTGGGCGCCGATACCGAGCTTGACCGCCAGGTGCTGGAGCTGATCAAGGATCCGCTCACCCACATGGTGCGCAACTCGGCCGATCACGGCATCGAGTCGATTGCCGACCGCCTGGCGGCCGGCAAGCCGGAAACCGGCGTTATCACGCTGAACGCCTATCATGAGGGCGGCCACATCATCATCAAGATCAACGATGATGGGCGCGGCCTGAACATCGAGAAGATCAAGCAGAAGGTGCTGCAGAACGGGCTGGCCAGCGAGGCCGACCTGGAGGGCATGACCACCCAGCAGATCCAGCAGTTTATCTTCAAGGCCGGCTTCTCGACGGCGGCGCAGGTAACCTCCGTGTCCGGCCGCGGCGTCGGCATGGATGTGGTGCGCACCAACATCGAGAAGATCGGCGGCACCATCGAGCTCAACAGCCAGGAAGGCAAGGGCTCGACCTTCATGATCAAGATCCCGCTGACGCTGGCCATCGTCTCCGCGCTGGTCGTGGAATGCCGGGGCGAGCGTTTCGCGATCCCGCAGATCAGCGTGGTCGAGCTGGTGCGCGCCTCGAACAATTCCGAGCATCAGATCGAGATGCTGAACGACGTGCCGGTGCTGCGCCTGCGCGACCGCCTGCTGCCGCTGGTGTCGCTGGCGAAGATGCTGGACATGGACGCGGTGGAGACGGACGGCGAGCGCGACAGCTTTATCGTCGTCACCCAGGTCGGTACCTATACCTTCGGCATCATCGTCGACCGCGTGTTCGACACCGAGGAAATCGTGGTGAAGCCGGTGGCGCCGATCCTGCGCTCCATCTCGCTGTTCTCCGGCAACACCATCCTGGGCGATGGCAGTGTCATCATGATCCTCGATCCCAACGGCATCGCCGCCGCGACCGGCGAGATCGGCGTCACCCTGGACGACAAACGCAACGAGACCCTGGCCATCGATTCCAGCGCCTCGCGCGCCCGGACCTCGCTGCTGGTGTTCCGTGCCGGCGACGAAAGCCCGAAGGCGGTGCCGCTGGCCCTGGTGGCACGCCTGGAGGAGATCGACTGCTCCAAGGTCGAATGGTCGGATGGCCGTCCGGTGGTGCAGTATCGCGGCCGCCTGATGCCGCTGGTCCCGATCTTCGACGGCTACCAGGTGAAGTCCGAGGGCACCCAGCCGGTGCTGGTGTTCGCCGAGAAGGAGCGGGCGATGGGCCTGATGGTCGACGAGATCGTCGATATCATCGAGGACCGTATCGAGATCAACATGAAGACGGAGCGGCGCGGCCTGATGGGCAGCGCCATCATCGGCGGCAAGGCGACCGAGGTCATCGACGCCGGCCACTACCTGTCGCAGGCCTTCGCCGACTGGTTCGATGCCGATGCCACGCTGCCGGAGGAAAAGAAGGACCTGACCGGCAAGCGCGTGCTGCTGGTCGATGACAGCCCGTTCTTCCGCAACCTGCTGACGCCGCTGCTGACCGTGGCGGGCTATGAGGTCACGGCGGCGGAAAATGCCAGCACGGCCCTGTCCTATTGCGAGGAAGGCCGCGACTTCGATGTCATCGTCAGCGACATCGAGATGCCGGGCATGAGCGGCTTCGACTTCGCCAAGGCGGTGCGTGAGAGCCGCTGGCAGGACGTGCCGATGGTGGCGCTGTCCTCGCACACCAGCCCGCGCGACCTCGACCGTGGCCGTGAGGCCGGCTTCAACGATTATGTCGCGAAAGACGACCGCGACGCTCTGCTGCAAACCCTGTCGCAGACCATCGGGATCATGTGAGGTAGAAGATGGCAAACGATCTTGTAACCCGTCAGTCCACTGAGGTCCTCGACCCGGCAGCGGAACTGACCCGGCAATATGTTACTGTCTTCGTCGCCGAGCAGATGTTCGGTTTCCCGGTGCTCGTCGTGCACGATGTGCTGGGGCCGCAGCGGATCACCCGCATCCCGCTGGCGCCGCCGGAGATTGCCGGTTCGCTGAACCTGCGCGGCCGCATTGTGACCGCGGTCGACATGCGCCGCCGTCTCGGCCTGCCGCCGGTGTCGGATAGCAAGGGAATGAGCGTCGTTGTCGAAAGCCATGGCGAGCTCTATAGCCTGATGGTCGATCAGGTGGGCGAGGTGCTGAACCTCTCCAACCAGGCGTTCGAGCATAATCCGCCGACGCTGGAGCCGCGCTGGCGCGAGGTGTCGAGCGGTATTTCCCGGCTCGACAAGAAGCTGCTGGTGCTGATCGACGTCGACCGGCTGCTCGACTTCTCGCGCGCCCAGGCCGCCTGAGGCCGGGCATGACGACAGGAAGGGGCCGTCGCCACCAGGGCGGTTCCTTTCTCTTGCAAATCAAAGACGCCAAGCCGAGGCAATAGAAGCGGTCCCATGAAATCCTGTCTGATAGTCGATGATTCCCGCGTGGTTCGCATGGTTGCCCGGAAAATCCTGGAGCAGCTTTCCTTCGCGACGTCCGAGGCAGCCGATGGGCAGCAGGCCGTGGAGGCGTGCAAGCAGAATATGCCCGACGCGGTGTTGCTTGACTGGAACATGCCGGTGATGAACGGGATCGAGTTTCTGAGGGCCTTGCGCGCTATGGAAGGCGGCGACAAGCCGGTGGTCGTGTTCTGCACCACCGAAAACGAAATGTCGCGCATTCAGGAAGCCCTGATGGCAGGCGCCAACGAGTACATCATGAAGCCTTTCGACGGCGAGATCATCCAGTCGAAGTTCCAGCAAGTGGGGCTGATCTGATGCCCGCCGGTGCCGCAGGTGGCGGAGCGGGGCGCGCGCCCTATCGCATCATGCTGGTCGATGATTCGGCGGTGATCCGCGGGCTGTACACCAAGGTGATATCGGCCGAGCCGGACATCGAGATCGTTGCCTCGGTCGGCGATGGCGAGATGGCGTTGCGCGCGCTGGAGCGCAACGACATCGAGGTCGCGGTGCTGGACATCGAGATGCCGCGCATGGACGGGCTGACGGCCCTGCCGAAGCTTCTGAAGATCAATCCGAATCTTCAGATCATCATGTCCTCGACGCTGACGCTGAAGAACGCTGATATCAGCTTGCGCGCCATGCAGGCCGGTGCGAAGGACTATATCCCGAAGCCGACCACCACCGGGGCGCTGGTCTCCGCCGCCGATTTCAAGCGCGAGCTGGTGCAGAAGATTAAGGTGCTGGGGGCCGCGCGCCGCAAGGTCAGCGGCGGCAAGGCACCATCGGTTGCCCAGCCGGCGCGCTTCAGCGCTGACCGGCGGCCC
Encoded here:
- the fdhF gene encoding formate dehydrogenase subunit alpha; the protein is MTDAIRFTLDGHEVEAAPGETIWQAAQRLGTEIPHLCHKPSPGYRPDGNCRACMVEIEGERTLAASCIRQPAVGMKVKTASERAKASRRMIFELLLADQPAQEKAHDPASSFWHWAQAMDVADSRFPARPARPKPDSSHPAIAVNLDACIQCNLCVRACREVQVNDVIGMAGRGHESEIVFDFADPMDDSTCVACGECVQACPTGALMPASLLKEDGLPGKQPEREVDSLCPYCGVGCQLTFQIEDNRILAVKGRDGPANHNRLCVKGRYGFDYVHSPERLTKPLIRREDAPKARALDVDPANPLTHFREASWEEALEVAATGLARIRDTHGPDALAGFGSAKGSNEEAYLFQKLVRTGFGTNNIDHCTRLCHASSVAALMEGIGSGAVTAPFYECANSDVIIIIGATPTVNHPVAATFIKNAAKRGAKLVVMDPRGQGLTRHAHLHLQFRGGTDVALLNGMIHTIIEEGLTDPAYIERFTEGFEELKARTTAFTPERMEGVCGIPAATIREVARLYAQAKAAMIFWGMGVSQHTHGTDNARCLIALALLTGQVGRPGTGLHPLRGQNNVQGASDAGLIPMFLPDYRPVGDAEIRDSFEAAWGRDIAPHAGLTVVEIMNAAHRGDISGMYIMGENPAMSDPDQSHVREALAKLDHLVVQEIFLTETAAFADVILPATAFPEKDGSFTNTNRQVQIGRKAIDAPGDARPDWWIIQEIANRLGLRWHYSHPREAYEEMRGLMPSIRGISWERLERAGSVTYPCDSADDPGQEVIFGDGFPTESGKARFVAADILPPDEMPDKDYPFVLTTGRVLEHWHTGAMTRRATVLDAIEPEPFCHLSPADLVAAGIEPGETIRVRTRRGAIALKARADTDMPSGTIFIPFCYAEAAANFLTNPALDPFGKIPELKFCAARVERTNLEAAE
- a CDS encoding NAD(P)H-dependent oxidoreductase subunit E; its protein translation is MGRLAGRDGEAGQRRARAFAKGRQVDPKAIVELDWLLADRPKSRDLLIEHLHAIQDHYGHLSARHLAALAHMMRLPMAEVYEVATFYAHFDVVKEGEEAPGLTIRVCDSLSCRLNGAEAIIADLEADPPRGRRVLRAPCMGACDKAPVAAYGRIQLTGCTAEMLRAGGPFPQPEAVPYDSLAAYIEGGGYDLLRDLRDGRLSAEDIIAQLGEAGLRGLGGAGFPTDRKWALVRSQPGPKYLAINADEGEPGTFKDRFYMERDPHRLFEGMLIAATVTGCEDIYLYLRDEYPHLRGTLALELHHLRESGIPGDIRIHLRRGAGAYICGEESAMIESIEGKRGLPRHRPPYVAEKGIFGRPTLVNNVETLFWVRDILQDGAEWFAGLGRRGHKGIRAFSVSGRVREPGVKLAPAGITARELIDEFCGGMAEGHSFRAYLPGGASGGILPESLADIPLDFGTLAEHDSFVGSHAVIILSDKDNVADAALNLMRFFAHESCGQCTPCRLGTEKAAALMAARQWDEALLGDLAQAMRDASICGLGQAAPNPMMSVLKFFPEDIAGKRP
- a CDS encoding DUF3553 domain-containing protein gives rise to the protein MTSDRRYSPSSPYRGVTILTPGMLVHHPTEEDWGIGQVQSVIGNRVTVNFEHVGKQLINGDVIALVPLDES
- a CDS encoding histidine phosphotransferase family protein translates to MQIESRVMDLLISRLCHDLISPAGAIVNGIELVEEFGGEDMAGNDLSGDDMTGEAMALVGRSARQLSAKLSLFRVAFGSSGERDNFPAEECRRLLDAYLQEGKVRPDWALDRLPAGPGAARLVLLLAIIAAESLPRGGVLRLDGGDGNAVLQIRAAGADARLEGGTEAALLAGMTGAAVPEDLDPRAAPAYLAGLIAARRGEQIRIAKENGAIILTV
- a CDS encoding hybrid sensor histidine kinase/response regulator translates to MDDLLNEFLTETVENLGTLDVELVRLEQNPNDPELLSNIFRIVHTIKGTCGFLGLPRLEAVAHASENVLGRFRDGELEVTPQAVTLILASLDRIKMIIQVLEETEAEPEGEDSDLIAALDAMAAGETTVTIETAAAAAAPAEEPVMAAEEEAAAMGGNEGEVGTRPGEVSLDELEAVFLATPGPEDMAPSQPEEEEEEEPVAAAVPSKPAAVPAASKPATEVARSADESKESSVANQTIRVSVELLENLMTMVSELVLTRNQLLQIMRRYKDSEFTVPLQRLSQVTSELQDGVMKTRMQPIGNAWAKLPRIVRDLSHELNKKIDLRMLGADTELDRQVLELIKDPLTHMVRNSADHGIESIADRLAAGKPETGVITLNAYHEGGHIIIKINDDGRGLNIEKIKQKVLQNGLASEADLEGMTTQQIQQFIFKAGFSTAAQVTSVSGRGVGMDVVRTNIEKIGGTIELNSQEGKGSTFMIKIPLTLAIVSALVVECRGERFAIPQISVVELVRASNNSEHQIEMLNDVPVLRLRDRLLPLVSLAKMLDMDAVETDGERDSFIVVTQVGTYTFGIIVDRVFDTEEIVVKPVAPILRSISLFSGNTILGDGSVIMILDPNGIAAATGEIGVTLDDKRNETLAIDSSASRARTSLLVFRAGDESPKAVPLALVARLEEIDCSKVEWSDGRPVVQYRGRLMPLVPIFDGYQVKSEGTQPVLVFAEKERAMGLMVDEIVDIIEDRIEINMKTERRGLMGSAIIGGKATEVIDAGHYLSQAFADWFDADATLPEEKKDLTGKRVLLVDDSPFFRNLLTPLLTVAGYEVTAAENASTALSYCEEGRDFDVIVSDIEMPGMSGFDFAKAVRESRWQDVPMVALSSHTSPRDLDRGREAGFNDYVAKDDRDALLQTLSQTIGIM
- a CDS encoding chemotaxis protein CheW, which gives rise to MANDLVTRQSTEVLDPAAELTRQYVTVFVAEQMFGFPVLVVHDVLGPQRITRIPLAPPEIAGSLNLRGRIVTAVDMRRRLGLPPVSDSKGMSVVVESHGELYSLMVDQVGEVLNLSNQAFEHNPPTLEPRWREVSSGISRLDKKLLVLIDVDRLLDFSRAQAA
- a CDS encoding response regulator, with amino-acid sequence MKSCLIVDDSRVVRMVARKILEQLSFATSEAADGQQAVEACKQNMPDAVLLDWNMPVMNGIEFLRALRAMEGGDKPVVVFCTTENEMSRIQEALMAGANEYIMKPFDGEIIQSKFQQVGLI
- a CDS encoding response regulator, whose amino-acid sequence is MPAGAAGGGAGRAPYRIMLVDDSAVIRGLYTKVISAEPDIEIVASVGDGEMALRALERNDIEVAVLDIEMPRMDGLTALPKLLKINPNLQIIMSSTLTLKNADISLRAMQAGAKDYIPKPTTTGALVSAADFKRELVQKIKVLGAARRKVSGGKAPSVAQPARFSADRRP